From Candidatus Binatia bacterium:
AGTCGCGCCGGAATGCCGGCGGCGCGGGCGGCAGCGGCCAGCACCACGGCCTTGGCCACGCAGTAGCCACGGCCGCGCGCGATCACCGCGCTGGCCTTGCAGGTCTCGGGCTGGGATTGAACGGAATACGGGTCGTAGAGAAAGCCGTCGCGGACGGCGTAATACAGGCGCACCGCTTTGTCGACGTCGTCAACCGCCGCACCGATCGCGCCTCGCGCCAACGCCCCCACCGTCGGATGTTCGGCGTCCAGATAATACGTCGGCTTGAGGCAGGCGGTGAGATCTTCGACATCCTCGTGCTGCTGCGGCGCGTTCATCCTTTTCCTTCCAGTATCGCTTCAACGAAGATGTACCAACCGGCCCGCCATTACACCAGCTCCAGCAAATCCGGGATACGGCGGATGACGTGGTGCGGGCGAGGACCGTCGGTCGGAGGATCGCGGTCGTCGCGATGCCAGAGGAGGACCGAGCGCATGCCGGCGCGATTGGCGCCGGCAATGTCCTGCGCAATGGTGTCGCCGACGAACAGCGCCTCCTGTGGCTTACAGTGCGCGCGTTGCAGGGCTGCCGCGAAGATGCCCGGATCGGGTTTGCACGAGCCTGCCCGTTCACTCGACAGGGCCGAGTCGAAGCACGGCCCGATCCGTGCGACTGCGAGCAAATGCTGGAGTTGGTCCTCGTCGATGTTGCTGACGATCCCGAGATGCACGCCCCGCGCACGCAAGGCCCGCAACGTGTCGACCACGCCCTCGCGCAGCACGAAATCCCGCGCCTGGCGCTGCCACTGCGCCGACCGGTAGCCTTCGAGGTGCGTGGCTGCGGCTGAGGCCCCGAGGTCCTCCAACATGCCGACCACCGCATCGCGGAACAGGTCGCGATGCAGATAGAAGGGCTGCGGGAGGTAGGCGTGAAACACCCGGCGCAGGGCCTGGCGATGGCAGTGGAGGATGGCGGACGGCTCGGCTTCCACTCCGGCTGCGCGCGCCAACTCAACCAGACTCTCGTACTCAGCCGACGCCAGCGTCAGGTAATCGTACAGCGTCCCCCCGAAATCGAAGAGCACGGCGCGCACCGGCGGCATCTACGTTTCCTCTTGTTCGCCGCGGAACCGCGGCCCGGTGCACACCCCACGCTTCGAGGCGCGGATGAAATCGATCATGTACCGCACGTCCGGCGAGCACGGCCCGCTGTCGATTTCGGCGAGGGCTTTGCCCAGGTTTCCAGAACGGCGGAAGAGGCGGCTGAAGGCGTTCTGCAAGGCGCGAATGCGGGGGGCGTCGAATCCCGCACGGCGCAGGCCGACGCGGTTGATTGCCCGCACCGTGTGCGTCCAATCCATGATGCAAAACGGCGGCACGTCACGGCTGGTGCGGCTCAAGCCGCGCAAGATCGACAAGCGGCCGAGGCGCACGAATTGGTGCACGACGCAGTTGCCGGAAATGAACACCTGATCTTCCACCTCGACGTAGCCGCCCAGCACCGCCCCGGTGGCCATGATGATGTTGTCGCCCAGCGTGCAGTTGTGCGCCACGTGGGCGTTGGTCATCAGGTAATTGTTGTTGCCGATGACGGTACCGGACTGCGGCTTGGTGCCGCGATGAATTTGCGCGTGCTCGCGAATCGTGTTGCCGTCGCCGATGCGCACGTAGGAGTCTTCCTCCTTGAACGCCATGTCCTGCGGCGCATCGCCGATCACGGCGCCCATGTGGATGACGTTGTCGGCTCCGATCTGCGTCCGTCCCATGAGCGTCACGTGCGCCAGCACGCGTGTCCGCGGGCCGACCTGCACGGGACCTTCGATGACGACAAAAGGGCCGATCTCCGCCTCCGGATGCAGCGCAGCGCGCGGATCGATCACCGCCGTCGGGTGAATGGCCACGACCGTGACTCCGCTTCAGCAGGCCGAGACGCGGCCTGTCGACGAGCGACCGACCGGCAAGCAAGGCGTGCCCCCTGCCCGCTTTCCATCACTCCGTGTCGTCGTCACGATCGTCGTCTTCCGCCAGCGGCGGCTCGGCCGGATCGCCGGCAATGCGGTAGCCTTCACTTGCCCAGTTGCCTAGATCATGCATCCGACAGCGCTCGGAGCAAAACGGCCGGTGCGGGTTTCCCTGCCAGGGAGCGAGGCGCCGGCAGGCCGGACAATTGACCTCCTTCAACATGGCCTTCAGGACGCATTCTGCCGCCGCAGCAATTGACGCAGCTCGTCGATCTCTTTCTGCACGGTGCGATTCCGCCGCGACAGCAGGAACACGTAAACGAACAACAACACCCAGATCGCCGTGTACGCCGCAAAAAGGAAATTTAGGTTGGTCACGATCTCATCGCCTCCGGCCGGAAATTACCTGTCGCTCTCTTGCCTGAACATCATCGCTGCGATTCGTGTTCAATCACCTGTTGGCGCAGATCTTCCGCCGCGTCGCGCAACCGGCCGCTTTCATTGCACACCCACAGCAGCCATCCGAACAGCAGCAGAAAGGCCAGCATGCAGATCTCGAACGTCAAGCGCATGCTGGGATCGTTCAGGCCCGACCCGCCCTCGCGGGTGATGAGCACGGCCGGGTGGATCGTCCGCCACCAGTACACCGAACGATTGATGATGGGGATGTCGATCGC
This genomic window contains:
- the lpxA gene encoding acyl-ACP--UDP-N-acetylglucosamine O-acyltransferase, which encodes MAIHPTAVIDPRAALHPEAEIGPFVVIEGPVQVGPRTRVLAHVTLMGRTQIGADNVIHMGAVIGDAPQDMAFKEEDSYVRIGDGNTIREHAQIHRGTKPQSGTVIGNNNYLMTNAHVAHNCTLGDNIIMATGAVLGGYVEVEDQVFISGNCVVHQFVRLGRLSILRGLSRTSRDVPPFCIMDWTHTVRAINRVGLRRAGFDAPRIRALQNAFSRLFRRSGNLGKALAEIDSGPCSPDVRYMIDFIRASKRGVCTGPRFRGEQEET
- a CDS encoding DNA gyrase inhibitor YacG, whose translation is MLKEVNCPACRRLAPWQGNPHRPFCSERCRMHDLGNWASEGYRIAGDPAEPPLAEDDDRDDDTE
- a CDS encoding HAD family hydrolase is translated as MPPVRAVLFDFGGTLYDYLTLASAEYESLVELARAAGVEAEPSAILHCHRQALRRVFHAYLPQPFYLHRDLFRDAVVGMLEDLGASAAATHLEGYRSAQWQRQARDFVLREGVVDTLRALRARGVHLGIVSNIDEDQLQHLLAVARIGPCFDSALSSERAGSCKPDPGIFAAALQRAHCKPQEALFVGDTIAQDIAGANRAGMRSVLLWHRDDRDPPTDGPRPHHVIRRIPDLLELV
- a CDS encoding CcmD family protein, whose amino-acid sequence is MTNLNFLFAAYTAIWVLLFVYVFLLSRRNRTVQKEIDELRQLLRRQNAS